In Nicotiana tabacum cultivar K326 chromosome 2, ASM71507v2, whole genome shotgun sequence, the following proteins share a genomic window:
- the LOC107791161 gene encoding G-type lectin S-receptor-like serine/threonine-protein kinase At4g27290 isoform X1: METFPFLLLLFFSLIFLHKVNGQGDTITTTQFIKDGETIVSSDETFEMGFFSPLDTSANRYVGIWYKKISLITPVWVANRVAPVTNKSGVLKVIQSGLVVLVNDTNATVWSTNSSTTVQNPVAQLLDTGNFVVRDADDPNPENFLWQSFDYPTDTLIASMKLGKDLVTGFERYLTSWRSNDDPAPGEYTYHCDPTGYPQDLMRKGPNVIYRAGPWNGLRWSGAPNMVNNSITSFGLIMNSKEIYYKYELVNKSVINTLVIKPNGNTMRMIWIEKTQGWVNYHSTDADDCDAYKLCGAYGTCNVLSDPVCQCLDKFEPKHPYDWNRADWSSGCVRKRSINCTGDGFLMYSGIKLPDTRNSWFSETMTLDECRAVCLRNCSCMGYTNLDIRNGGSGCLLWIDELVDIRQLSQSGQDIYIRMSASDIGSAGSKGKKAVILAVALPLLVALILLGLGVGLILYKRKRREDPVLTTKRRLGGHSNKNDDSNQNHHEDFELPLFDLFTLTKATNNFSFENKIGEGGFGQVHKGVLEGGQEVAVKRLSETSKQGLHEFKNEVNCIAKLQHRNLVKLLGCCIQAEEKMLVYEYLPNKSLDLYIFDEERSALLDWPKRFNIINGIARGLMYLHQDSRLRIIHRDLKASNVLLDIEMIPKISDFGMARSFGGDETGANTRRVVGTYGYMSPEYAVDGIFSVKSDVFSFGVLVLEIVSGKKNRRFVHPDHHLNLLGHTWMLHKEGRQLELVDPNLVDSCYVSEVLRSIHVGLLCVQQNPEDRPNMSTVIMMLSNEGILPPPKHPGFFTERNVKDAEFSWSTQTPSSINEVTITLLNAR, from the exons ATGGAAACATTCCCCTTTcttctcctcctcttcttctccttAATTTTTCTTCACAAGGTTAATGGTCAAGGGGATACCATAACTACAACTCAGTTCATTAAAGATGGTGAAACTATTGTTTCCTCTGATGAAACATTCGAGATGGGATTCTTCAGTCCTCTTGACACTTCCGCAAATCGCTATGTTGGAATATGGTACAAGAAAATCTCTCTTATTACTCCAGTTTGGGTTGCTAATAGAGTAGCTCCTGTCACCAACAAATCTGGGGTCTTGAAAGTCATTCAGTCAGGTCTTGTTGTTCTTGTCAATGATACTAATGCCACTGTTTGGTCAACCAATTCATCAACAACTGTGCAAAATCCTGTTGCTCAGTTGCTGGACACAGGAAATTTTGTGGTGAGAGATGCAGATGATCCAAATCCTGAAAATTTCCTTTGGCAAAGCTTTGATTATCCTACTGATACGTTGATAGCAAGTATGAAACTTGGAAAAGACTTGGTGACTGGATTTGAAAGGTATCTTACCTCGTGGCGAAGTAATGATGATCCTGCTCCTGGGGAATATACTTATCACTGTGATCCTACTGGTTATCCGCAAGACCTTATGAGAAAAGGGCCTAATGTTATTTATAGAGCAGGGCCATGGAATGGTCTTCGGTGGAGTGGTGCACCTAATATGGTGAACAATTCAATCACCTCTTTTGGCTTGATCATGAACAGTAAGGAAATTTATTACAAGTATGAACTTGTGAATAAATCTGTTATTAACACTTTAGTGATAAAGCCTAATGGGAATACTATGCGTATGATTTGGATTGAAAAGACTCAGGGTTGGGTTAATTACCATTCGACAGATGCAGATGATTGTGATGCGTATAAACTATGTGGTGCATATGGCACTTGCAACGTTTTGAGTGATCCTGTGTGTCAATGTTTAGACAAATTCGAGCCAAAACATCCATATGATTGGAATAGGGCCGATTGGTCGAGTGGCTGTGTCCGAAAACGGTCAATAAATTGCACGGGAGATGGGTTTCTAATGTATTCTGGTATTAAACTGCCTGATACACGAAATTCTTGGTTCAGTGAGACAATGACACTAGATGAATGCAGGGCAGTTTGCTTGAGAAATTGTTCGTGTATGGGTTATACTAATCTGGACATACGCAATGGAGGAAGCGGGTGCTTGTTATGGATTGATGAGCTGGTTGACATCAGACAGCTATCACAATCAGGACAGGATATCTACATTAGAATGTCTGCTTCAGACATAG GTTCAGCTGGATCAAAGGGTAAGAAAGCTGTCATACTTGCAGTAGCTTTACCACTATTGGTTGCGTTGATTCTGCTAGGTTTAGGTGTAGGCCTGATTCTTTATAAACGTAAAAGGAGAGAGGATCCAGTGCTCACAACAAAGA GGAGATTAGGTGGTCACAGCAACAAGAATGATGACAGTAATCAAAATCACCATGAAGATTTTGAGCTACCACTTTTTGACTTATTTACATTAACCAAGGCTACTAACAACTTTTCATTTGAGAACAAGATTGGAGAGGGTGGCTTTGGACAAGTTCACAAG GGTGTATTGGAAGGTGGACAAGAAGTAGCAGTGAAGCGGCTTTCAGAAACTTCAAAGCAAGGACTCCACGAGTTCAAGAATGAAGTTAACTGCATTGCAAAACTTCAGCATCGAAATCTTGTAAAGCTTCTGGGATGCTGCATTCAAGCAGAAGAGAAGATGTTGGTGTACGAATACTTGCCAAACAAGAGCCTGGATTTGTATATATTTG ATGAAGAAAGGAGCGCACTACTTGATTGGCCTAAACGCTTCAACATTATCAATGGAATTGCTAGAGGACTGATGTATCTTCATCAAGATTCTAGGCTTAGAATCATCCACAGAGACTTGAAAGCTAGCAATGTTTTGCTTGATATAGAAATGATCCCAAAGATTTCAGATTTTGGGATGGCTAGAAGTTTCGGAGGAGACGAGACAGGAGCCAATACACGCCGTGTTGTTGGAACATA TGGCTACATGTCCCCAGAATATGCAGTCGATGGGATATTCTCAGTAAAATCAGATGTCTTTAGTTTTGGAGTATTAGTACTAGAGATTGTGAGTGGAAAGAAGAACAGACGATTTGTTCATCCAGACCACCACCTCAACCTTCTTGGACAT ACATGGATGCTTCATAAAGAAGGAAGACAATTGGAACTAGTAGATCCAAATCTGGTGGACTCATGTTATGTATCAGAAGTGCTTAGATCAATCCATGTGGGATTGTTATGTGTTCAACAGAATCCAGAGGACAGGCCAAATATGTCTACTGTGATTATGATGCTGAGCAATGAAGGCATTTTGCCACCACCTAAACATCCTGGCTTTTTCACTGAAAGGAATGTTAAAgatgctgaattttcttggagTACACAAACACCTAGTTCTATAAATGAAGTTACCATCACATTGTTGAATGCTCGATAA
- the LOC107791161 gene encoding G-type lectin S-receptor-like serine/threonine-protein kinase At4g27290 isoform X2 — protein METFPFLLLLFFSLIFLHKVNGQGDTITTTQFIKDGETIVSSDETFEMGFFSPLDTSANRYVGIWYKKISLITPVWVANRVAPVTNKSGVLKVIQSGLVVLVNDTNATVWSTNSSTTVQNPVAQLLDTGNFVVRDADDPNPENFLWQSFDYPTDTLIASMKLGKDLVTGFERYLTSWRSNDDPAPGEYTYHCDPTGYPQDLMRKGPNVIYRAGPWNGLRWSGAPNMVNNSITSFGLIMNSKEIYYKYELVNKSVINTLVIKPNGNTMRMIWIEKTQGWVNYHSTDADDCDAYKLCGAYGTCNVLSDPVCQCLDKFEPKHPYDWNRADWSSGCVRKRSINCTGDGFLMYSGIKLPDTRNSWFSETMTLDECRAVCLRNCSCMGYTNLDIRNGGSGCLLWIDELVDIRQLSQSGQDIYIRMSASDIGRLGGHSNKNDDSNQNHHEDFELPLFDLFTLTKATNNFSFENKIGEGGFGQVHKGVLEGGQEVAVKRLSETSKQGLHEFKNEVNCIAKLQHRNLVKLLGCCIQAEEKMLVYEYLPNKSLDLYIFDEERSALLDWPKRFNIINGIARGLMYLHQDSRLRIIHRDLKASNVLLDIEMIPKISDFGMARSFGGDETGANTRRVVGTYGYMSPEYAVDGIFSVKSDVFSFGVLVLEIVSGKKNRRFVHPDHHLNLLGHTWMLHKEGRQLELVDPNLVDSCYVSEVLRSIHVGLLCVQQNPEDRPNMSTVIMMLSNEGILPPPKHPGFFTERNVKDAEFSWSTQTPSSINEVTITLLNAR, from the exons ATGGAAACATTCCCCTTTcttctcctcctcttcttctccttAATTTTTCTTCACAAGGTTAATGGTCAAGGGGATACCATAACTACAACTCAGTTCATTAAAGATGGTGAAACTATTGTTTCCTCTGATGAAACATTCGAGATGGGATTCTTCAGTCCTCTTGACACTTCCGCAAATCGCTATGTTGGAATATGGTACAAGAAAATCTCTCTTATTACTCCAGTTTGGGTTGCTAATAGAGTAGCTCCTGTCACCAACAAATCTGGGGTCTTGAAAGTCATTCAGTCAGGTCTTGTTGTTCTTGTCAATGATACTAATGCCACTGTTTGGTCAACCAATTCATCAACAACTGTGCAAAATCCTGTTGCTCAGTTGCTGGACACAGGAAATTTTGTGGTGAGAGATGCAGATGATCCAAATCCTGAAAATTTCCTTTGGCAAAGCTTTGATTATCCTACTGATACGTTGATAGCAAGTATGAAACTTGGAAAAGACTTGGTGACTGGATTTGAAAGGTATCTTACCTCGTGGCGAAGTAATGATGATCCTGCTCCTGGGGAATATACTTATCACTGTGATCCTACTGGTTATCCGCAAGACCTTATGAGAAAAGGGCCTAATGTTATTTATAGAGCAGGGCCATGGAATGGTCTTCGGTGGAGTGGTGCACCTAATATGGTGAACAATTCAATCACCTCTTTTGGCTTGATCATGAACAGTAAGGAAATTTATTACAAGTATGAACTTGTGAATAAATCTGTTATTAACACTTTAGTGATAAAGCCTAATGGGAATACTATGCGTATGATTTGGATTGAAAAGACTCAGGGTTGGGTTAATTACCATTCGACAGATGCAGATGATTGTGATGCGTATAAACTATGTGGTGCATATGGCACTTGCAACGTTTTGAGTGATCCTGTGTGTCAATGTTTAGACAAATTCGAGCCAAAACATCCATATGATTGGAATAGGGCCGATTGGTCGAGTGGCTGTGTCCGAAAACGGTCAATAAATTGCACGGGAGATGGGTTTCTAATGTATTCTGGTATTAAACTGCCTGATACACGAAATTCTTGGTTCAGTGAGACAATGACACTAGATGAATGCAGGGCAGTTTGCTTGAGAAATTGTTCGTGTATGGGTTATACTAATCTGGACATACGCAATGGAGGAAGCGGGTGCTTGTTATGGATTGATGAGCTGGTTGACATCAGACAGCTATCACAATCAGGACAGGATATCTACATTAGAATGTCTGCTTCAGACATAG GGAGATTAGGTGGTCACAGCAACAAGAATGATGACAGTAATCAAAATCACCATGAAGATTTTGAGCTACCACTTTTTGACTTATTTACATTAACCAAGGCTACTAACAACTTTTCATTTGAGAACAAGATTGGAGAGGGTGGCTTTGGACAAGTTCACAAG GGTGTATTGGAAGGTGGACAAGAAGTAGCAGTGAAGCGGCTTTCAGAAACTTCAAAGCAAGGACTCCACGAGTTCAAGAATGAAGTTAACTGCATTGCAAAACTTCAGCATCGAAATCTTGTAAAGCTTCTGGGATGCTGCATTCAAGCAGAAGAGAAGATGTTGGTGTACGAATACTTGCCAAACAAGAGCCTGGATTTGTATATATTTG ATGAAGAAAGGAGCGCACTACTTGATTGGCCTAAACGCTTCAACATTATCAATGGAATTGCTAGAGGACTGATGTATCTTCATCAAGATTCTAGGCTTAGAATCATCCACAGAGACTTGAAAGCTAGCAATGTTTTGCTTGATATAGAAATGATCCCAAAGATTTCAGATTTTGGGATGGCTAGAAGTTTCGGAGGAGACGAGACAGGAGCCAATACACGCCGTGTTGTTGGAACATA TGGCTACATGTCCCCAGAATATGCAGTCGATGGGATATTCTCAGTAAAATCAGATGTCTTTAGTTTTGGAGTATTAGTACTAGAGATTGTGAGTGGAAAGAAGAACAGACGATTTGTTCATCCAGACCACCACCTCAACCTTCTTGGACAT ACATGGATGCTTCATAAAGAAGGAAGACAATTGGAACTAGTAGATCCAAATCTGGTGGACTCATGTTATGTATCAGAAGTGCTTAGATCAATCCATGTGGGATTGTTATGTGTTCAACAGAATCCAGAGGACAGGCCAAATATGTCTACTGTGATTATGATGCTGAGCAATGAAGGCATTTTGCCACCACCTAAACATCCTGGCTTTTTCACTGAAAGGAATGTTAAAgatgctgaattttcttggagTACACAAACACCTAGTTCTATAAATGAAGTTACCATCACATTGTTGAATGCTCGATAA